One Mailhella massiliensis DNA segment encodes these proteins:
- a CDS encoding DotH/IcmK family type IV secretion protein produces MNQLISLGILALLSLPWDAQAETSAASRTPLSPATMATVHGQSADSASLPEESAQKTPAPSGSDLKKAQEAQALFEESLRQMMPLDKEHIQEYRKRSDQRERALLPVSPDLRTRTVRVTLEPGRAPVKVFTTANIATSLVFHDSTGQPWPITSVTNGGPSSFQVLRPELPEGNLLNVMPIQGYATSTLVVTLENRDIPLVIRLESDSVRAPERKADALVLIQLAHHGPKAAIPLTSTIKETASSAMLSFLDRVPPDDAVRLRSEPDSDAVMAWKYNGKHYVRTTHSLMWPAWTAVVNGAGSTKCYELPVTTRIMLSREGSVQTILLKNTLK; encoded by the coding sequence GTGAATCAACTGATTTCTTTAGGAATACTGGCTCTGCTTTCGCTGCCGTGGGACGCCCAGGCAGAGACTTCCGCCGCATCTCGGACGCCTCTTTCCCCCGCAACAATGGCGACCGTTCACGGGCAATCCGCCGACTCGGCCTCCTTGCCCGAAGAATCGGCACAGAAAACGCCCGCCCCCTCAGGTTCGGACCTGAAAAAGGCCCAGGAAGCGCAGGCGCTTTTTGAGGAAAGCCTGAGGCAGATGATGCCGCTGGATAAGGAACACATACAGGAATACCGGAAACGGTCGGATCAGCGTGAACGAGCGCTTTTGCCCGTTTCCCCCGACCTGCGGACCCGAACGGTGCGCGTCACGCTGGAACCAGGTCGTGCGCCGGTCAAGGTATTTACCACGGCCAACATCGCCACATCGCTGGTTTTTCATGACTCCACAGGTCAGCCGTGGCCCATTACTTCCGTGACCAACGGAGGGCCTTCCTCGTTTCAGGTTCTCCGCCCGGAACTGCCGGAAGGCAATCTGCTCAATGTCATGCCCATACAGGGCTATGCCACGTCAACCCTCGTGGTCACTCTGGAAAATCGGGACATTCCGCTGGTCATCAGGCTTGAGTCGGATTCCGTCCGCGCTCCTGAACGCAAAGCCGACGCGCTGGTGCTGATTCAGCTCGCCCACCATGGTCCGAAGGCTGCGATTCCCCTGACCAGCACCATCAAGGAAACCGCCAGCTCCGCCATGCTGTCCTTTCTTGACCGCGTTCCCCCGGATGATGCCGTGCGTCTTCGTTCCGAACCGGATTCGGATGCCGTGATGGCCTGGAAATACAACGGAAAACACTACGTCAGAACCACGCACAGCCTGATGTGGCCGGCATGGACTGCCGTCGTCAACGGGGCAGGCTCCACCAAATGTTATGAGCTGCCCGTCACGACAAGAATCATGCTTTCCCGTGAAGGAAGCGTGCAGACCATCCTTCTGAAAAATACTCTCAAATAA
- a CDS encoding helix-turn-helix domain-containing protein gives METFSPKGKIFGPILPQFILEKRITLGAKVMYALLCNYASEKDHCWPSHATLASRLSCSISSVKNYLAELVRENLIAIRKEHYRSSVYYLIRPEHNDNADESNSERSERVFTCNKSSSGYINNFNKQKQEKHTPFPPKTTEETPQPTALSTPSARCGISSEQDFENVWNLYPKKEAKGFARLAWFRLARCGQLPPVSELHAALQHCMAQESWHREQGRFIPQLGNWLRGQRWLDALSSGSPSGRRPDPGVQKAMQEREEQEKRIQERQKAEKERLRPLFRAFAEKFDAPFNEAMAFGIWLHLHSIHSAPAAEDVPADNTRSIVAFLLEYRRKVQERRYTPTAAKVQTPISYFHRPELLFGRNSESPVIPTYA, from the coding sequence ATGGAGACATTTTCGCCTAAAGGAAAAATTTTTGGTCCTATTCTTCCACAATTTATTTTGGAAAAGCGCATCACACTTGGAGCAAAGGTCATGTATGCCTTACTGTGCAACTATGCTTCTGAAAAAGATCATTGTTGGCCGTCCCATGCCACTCTTGCTTCTCGCCTGTCATGCAGCATCAGCAGTGTAAAAAATTATCTTGCTGAACTGGTGCGTGAAAATCTCATTGCCATACGAAAGGAACATTACCGCTCTTCTGTGTATTACCTTATAAGACCTGAACATAATGATAACGCTGACGAGTCAAATTCTGAAAGAAGTGAACGAGTTTTTACCTGCAACAAGTCAAGTTCTGGCTACATAAATAATTTTAACAAACAAAAACAAGAAAAACACACCCCCTTTCCCCCAAAAACGACAGAAGAGACTCCGCAGCCTACGGCTCTCTCTACGCCTTCGGCGAGGTGTGGGATTTCTTCTGAACAGGATTTTGAGAACGTATGGAATCTCTATCCCAAAAAAGAGGCAAAAGGCTTCGCCCGGCTTGCCTGGTTCCGTCTGGCCCGTTGCGGTCAGCTTCCTCCCGTATCTGAACTTCACGCCGCTCTTCAGCATTGCATGGCTCAGGAAAGCTGGCACCGGGAACAGGGACGATTCATCCCCCAGCTTGGAAACTGGCTTCGCGGGCAGCGATGGCTCGATGCTCTTTCTTCCGGCTCTCCTTCGGGACGGCGGCCTGATCCCGGCGTGCAAAAGGCCATGCAGGAAAGAGAGGAACAAGAAAAACGCATCCAGGAACGGCAGAAAGCGGAAAAAGAAAGACTGCGTCCTCTCTTCCGGGCATTTGCGGAAAAATTTGACGCTCCCTTCAACGAGGCCATGGCTTTCGGCATCTGGCTGCATTTGCACTCCATTCACAGCGCTCCCGCTGCCGAAGATGTTCCTGCGGACAACACCAGGAGCATTGTAGCCTTTCTTCTTGAGTACCGTCGGAAAGTACAGGAACGACGATATACACCCACCGCTGCCAAAGTGCAGACGCCGATTTCCTATTTTCACCGCCCGGAACTGCTGTTCGGCAGAAATTCCGAATCCCCAGTCATACCGACATACGCATAA
- a CDS encoding helix-turn-helix transcriptional regulator, translating to MKQHQPSIPAHGLLRLPQVLSMIPISKSAWWEGCRTGRYPKPVKLGPRTTVWRAEDIAAFIESLGRQGEEHE from the coding sequence ATGAAACAGCATCAACCGTCCATCCCCGCTCACGGCCTTTTGCGTCTTCCTCAGGTTCTCAGCATGATACCCATAAGCAAGAGCGCCTGGTGGGAAGGCTGTCGGACCGGGCGTTATCCCAAACCCGTGAAACTTGGTCCCAGAACCACGGTTTGGAGAGCAGAAGATATTGCCGCGTTCATCGAAAGTCTTGGCAGGCAGGGGGAAGAGCATGAGTAA
- a CDS encoding tyrosine-type recombinase/integrase, whose amino-acid sequence MPLTDTHIRSLKPDVKPRKYFDGGGLFLFVPANGSKLWRMAYRFDGKSKLLSFGEYPTISLKDARERREEAKRMLSKGIDPSDHKRQLRQARAIAERDSFQNIAREWHETRMAEFSEKHQGTVMYRLETYIFPAIGKTHIAKLETRDVMEVVKPLERRGNYETSRRVLQIISQVFRYAVITGRAKHNVAADLRGALRPRKTVHRAAVLEPEKVGQLLRDIDAYEGYFPLVCALKLAPLVFTRPTELRAAQWKEFDLEAGEWRIPAERMKMRRQHLVPLSRQAMSILRELQKCSGEGKYLFPSIRTEARSISDATMLNALRRMGYQKHEMSVHGFRSIASTLLNELGYNRDWIERQLAHGEQDEVRAAYNYAEYLPERRKMMQAWADYLDGLRNTQQKRIREEA is encoded by the coding sequence ATGCCTCTTACCGATACCCACATCCGCAGTCTGAAACCCGACGTGAAGCCTCGTAAATATTTCGATGGCGGCGGTCTGTTTCTTTTCGTTCCCGCCAACGGAAGCAAGCTCTGGAGGATGGCCTACCGTTTTGACGGCAAGAGCAAGCTGCTCAGTTTCGGGGAATATCCCACCATATCGCTCAAAGACGCCAGAGAACGCCGCGAAGAGGCGAAACGCATGTTGTCCAAGGGAATCGATCCCTCAGACCATAAACGGCAGTTACGGCAGGCCAGAGCCATCGCGGAACGCGACAGCTTCCAGAATATCGCCAGAGAATGGCACGAAACCCGTATGGCAGAGTTTTCCGAAAAGCATCAGGGAACTGTCATGTACCGGCTGGAGACCTACATTTTTCCGGCCATCGGCAAGACGCATATCGCCAAACTTGAGACACGGGACGTTATGGAGGTCGTCAAGCCTCTGGAACGGAGGGGAAACTACGAGACTTCCCGGAGAGTATTGCAAATCATCAGTCAGGTGTTCCGCTATGCGGTCATCACGGGCCGGGCGAAACACAATGTCGCAGCCGATCTCCGGGGAGCCTTGCGACCGCGAAAAACTGTTCACCGGGCGGCAGTGCTGGAACCGGAGAAAGTCGGTCAGCTTCTGCGGGATATCGACGCCTATGAAGGCTATTTCCCTCTGGTCTGTGCCTTGAAGCTGGCTCCGCTGGTCTTCACCCGTCCCACGGAATTGCGGGCCGCTCAATGGAAAGAATTCGACCTTGAGGCCGGGGAATGGCGCATCCCTGCGGAACGCATGAAAATGCGCCGTCAGCATCTTGTGCCCCTGTCCCGGCAGGCGATGTCCATTCTTCGGGAACTTCAGAAATGCTCCGGGGAAGGGAAATACCTCTTCCCTTCTATCCGCACAGAAGCACGGTCCATTTCCGATGCGACCATGCTCAATGCGCTCCGGCGTATGGGTTATCAGAAACACGAGATGAGCGTACATGGTTTCCGTTCCATCGCTTCCACACTGCTCAATGAACTCGGCTATAACCGGGACTGGATTGAGCGGCAGCTTGCTCACGGCGAGCAGGACGAAGTGCGGGCGGCATACAATTACGCGGAATATCTGCCTGAGCGTCGAAAGATGATGCAGGCATGGGCTGACTACCTGGACGGATTACGCAACACACAACAGAAAAGAATCAGGGAGGAAGCATGA